One segment of Sesamum indicum cultivar Zhongzhi No. 13 linkage group LG4, S_indicum_v1.0, whole genome shotgun sequence DNA contains the following:
- the LOC105159972 gene encoding uncharacterized protein LOC105159972: MAIGSCIAALKFQACGIFGTSLNNLNILPLHSANLVMKPSVIEARANTRTDGAKLQNRRLRKKFNGTATKPRLSVFCSDKQLYAMLVDDQNKKCLFYGSTLQKSIRKDQSCTTVEAAERVGEELIKACMDLNINEITLYDRNGLARGERMQAFEIAVARHGFLPR; this comes from the exons ATGGCGATTGGGTCTTGTATTGCTGCACTGAAGTTCCAGGCTTGTGGGATCTTTGGAACTAGCCTTAATAACCTCAATATCCTTCCCCTGCACTCTGCAA ATTTGGTTATGAAGCCATCGGTGATTGAAGCAAGAGCTAATACACGGACTGACGGTGCTAAACTTCAGAATAGAAGATTAAGAAAGAAG TTTAATGGGACAGCGACAAAACCAAGGCTTTCGGTGTTCTGTTCGGATAAGCAGTTGTATGCTATGTTGGTTGATGATCAGAACAAGAAGTGTTTGTTCTATGGAAGCACTCTGCAGAAATCGATACGAAAGGATCAATCTTGCACGACCGTT GAGGCAGCTGAACGTGTTGGGGAAGAGCTTATCAAGGCATGCATGGATCTCAACATAAACGAAATCACCTTGTATGACCGCAATGGCTTGGCTCGAGGAGAACGAATGCAGGCCTTCGAAATTGCTGTTGCTCGCCATGGCTTCTTGCCGCGATAG